The genomic interval AGGTAAAAACGCTGTGCTGATTGTAGAATTTGCTGTTCAAAAGCGTCAGCAGGGAGCAACCATTCTGAATGCCGCCATTGAAGGAGCCAAGGTCCGTTTCCGTCCGATCTTAATGACCTCCTTCGCCTTTATTGCCGGATTGATTCCCTTGATTATTGCCACGGGTGCCGGAGCCATTGGTAACCGAACGATTGGTGCGTCTGCCTTGGGTGGTATGTTATTTGGAACCATTTTCGGGGTTATCATCATTCCCGGATTGTATTACATATTTGCCCATCTGGCAGATGGCCGTCAGCTGATTAAGAATGAAGAAGAAGCTCCTTTAAGCGAAAACCTGGTTCATCAATTAGACGCTTTTCCTGTAACTGAAGAAAATACGAATCATGCATAAAAAACTCATATATAAATTTCTGGGAGTAGTATGTCTGTCGCTGGCTTTTTCGGCCTGTACCACTCCTTCACTCATGACCAAAACAGAAAACAGGGCCGTCCCTGCGCGTTACATCAACTCGCAGGACACGACCAATACAGCAAAAGTCAGATGGCAGCAGTATTTTACAGACCCCAACCTGAATGCGCTGATTGATACGGCCCTAAAAAATAATCAGGAACTCAATATTACCTTACAGGAAATCCAGATTGCCAGAAATGAGGTAAGAGCCAGAACAGGGGAATATTTACCTTTTATAGGTTTACAAGGGGGGGCAGGAGTGGAGAAGGCTGGTAGATATACTTTCCGGGGTGCAACAGAGGCAAGCACGGATATTGAACCCGACAAAGAAATGCCGGACCCTTTTCCAGATTTTATGATAGGTGCATTTGCATCTTGGGAGGTAGATATCTGGCATAAGCTGCGGAATGCTAAAAAATCCGCCTTAACAAGGTATATGTCTAGCGTTCAGGGTAGAAATTTTATGGTAACGAACCTGATTGCCGAAATTGCTACTTCTTATTATGAATTACTGGCCCTGGATAATCAGCTGGATATTGTAAAACAGAATATTGAAATCCAGAGCAATGCCCTGGAAATAGTAAGGTTGCAGAAAACAGCTACCAGGGTAACTGAACTGGCCGTACGCCGGTTTGAAGCACAAGTGCTCAATACGAGAAGCTTACAGTACAATATTCAGCAACGGATCACAGAAGCGGAGAACAGAATCAACTTTCTGGTCGGTAGATTTCCTCAGCCTGTGCAACGAAACTCACAGTCTTTCAATGATTTGGTGCCGGATAGTATTTATGCCGGCATACCCTCACAATTATTGGAAAACCGACCGGATGTTAAGCAGGCAGAACTGGATCTGGCAGCTGCTAAGCTAGATGTAAAAGTGGCCAAAGCTAACTTTTATCCCTCCTTGCGCATAACCGGAGGCATAGGATTACGAGCCTTTGATCCATCTTATTTGCTTAAAACCCCCGAATCCATGCTTTTCTCGCTGGCCGGAGATCTGGCTGC from Rhodocytophaga rosea carries:
- a CDS encoding TolC family protein, whose amino-acid sequence is MHKKLIYKFLGVVCLSLAFSACTTPSLMTKTENRAVPARYINSQDTTNTAKVRWQQYFTDPNLNALIDTALKNNQELNITLQEIQIARNEVRARTGEYLPFIGLQGGAGVEKAGRYTFRGATEASTDIEPDKEMPDPFPDFMIGAFASWEVDIWHKLRNAKKSALTRYMSSVQGRNFMVTNLIAEIATSYYELLALDNQLDIVKQNIEIQSNALEIVRLQKTATRVTELAVRRFEAQVLNTRSLQYNIQQRITEAENRINFLVGRFPQPVQRNSQSFNDLVPDSIYAGIPSQLLENRPDVKQAELDLAAAKLDVKVAKANFYPSLRITGGIGLRAFDPSYLLKTPESMLFSLAGDLAAPLINRNAIKAAYYSANARQIQAVYNYQRTILNAYIEVANQLSNINNMGQSYELKAQEVEALTQSITISNNLFRSARADYMEVLLTQRDALESRFDLVETKMQQLNAMVNIYRALGGGWY